Proteins found in one Amycolatopsis aidingensis genomic segment:
- a CDS encoding alginate O-acetyltransferase AlgX-related protein codes for MVEERGELPAVHEAWLPREHALHRPRHGGRQLTALLSALVFFATPTMLWVLGGRPAEIENHALAGFPGITEGWGLFTGLPEWATDQLVFRAAAIQAADDVSRSIFGEPAPLDQGGAPPAGPLPGNTPPPRGEPDGPVPGPPTGNQRGQRRVIEGNDGWLYYGLDAEAKCSPMRPITQTVDKLNELRRAVQNSGRQFIFVVPPDKTTMVPQHLPEEYPNKECSQEVAADFWRLITGRGRAVDLRPGLAEAAERIGQPAYPPQDTHWRDEGSIVLARQLAEQVQPGITQRWTTRPVGKYTSNADLPVILGRQDKKSSMRYELRPDGRADRTGPYIEDIDTPVRRYATPVPGAVDKPTLIFGDSFTNASSSYLPAAFNDLTLLAYPPMGEHLDAVVQSFVNAEVIVVESVERSVAGGWLPYLDKAFIERVRTAMAARPVR; via the coding sequence GTGGTGGAGGAACGAGGCGAACTGCCGGCGGTGCACGAGGCGTGGCTGCCAAGGGAGCACGCGCTGCACCGCCCCCGGCATGGCGGGCGGCAGCTGACCGCACTGCTGTCTGCGCTGGTCTTCTTCGCGACCCCGACCATGCTGTGGGTGCTCGGCGGGCGGCCCGCGGAGATCGAGAACCACGCGCTGGCCGGTTTCCCCGGCATCACCGAGGGCTGGGGCCTGTTCACCGGACTCCCGGAATGGGCCACCGACCAGCTCGTCTTCCGTGCGGCGGCGATCCAGGCCGCCGACGACGTCAGCAGGTCGATCTTCGGCGAACCCGCCCCGCTGGACCAGGGCGGCGCACCGCCCGCCGGGCCGCTTCCCGGCAACACACCCCCGCCCCGGGGGGAACCCGACGGTCCGGTGCCCGGGCCGCCGACCGGCAACCAGCGCGGGCAGCGGCGGGTGATCGAGGGCAACGACGGCTGGCTGTACTACGGCCTGGACGCCGAGGCCAAGTGCTCGCCGATGCGCCCGATCACCCAGACCGTGGACAAACTGAACGAACTGCGCCGGGCGGTGCAGAACTCGGGCAGGCAGTTCATCTTCGTGGTGCCACCGGACAAGACCACGATGGTGCCGCAGCACCTGCCCGAGGAGTACCCGAACAAGGAATGTTCCCAGGAGGTCGCCGCCGACTTCTGGCGGTTGATCACCGGCCGCGGGCGCGCGGTGGACCTTCGTCCCGGCCTGGCCGAGGCGGCGGAACGGATCGGCCAGCCAGCTTACCCGCCGCAGGACACACACTGGCGCGACGAGGGATCGATCGTGCTGGCCCGCCAGCTCGCGGAGCAGGTTCAGCCGGGAATCACCCAACGTTGGACGACCCGGCCGGTCGGCAAGTACACCTCCAACGCGGATCTCCCCGTCATCCTCGGCAGGCAGGACAAGAAGAGCAGCATGCGCTACGAGCTGCGACCGGATGGCCGGGCCGACCGGACCGGACCGTACATCGAGGACATCGACACGCCGGTGCGCCGGTACGCCACCCCGGTGCCCGGCGCGGTGGACAAACCGACCTTAATCTTCGGCGACTCGTTCACCAATGCCTCCTCGAGCTACCTGCCCGCCGCCTTCAACGACCTCACCTTGCTCGCCTATCCGCCGATGGGCGAGCACCTGGACGCGGTCGTGCAGTCCTTCGTCAACGCCGAGGTCATCGTGGTGGAGAGTGTGGAGCGGTCGGTGGCCGGCGGGTGGTTGCCGTACCTGGACAAAGCCTTCATCGAACGGGTGCGGACGGCGATGGCCGCGCGGCCGGTTCGCTGA
- a CDS encoding metal ABC transporter ATP-binding protein: protein MSPPAIEVTGARLTFGPRTLWSGLDLVVEPGEFVAVLGPNGSGKTSLLRVLLGLQPLTEGAVRLVGRPPGRVNHRIGYIPQQRVLDEGLALRGSDLVGLGLDGHRWGPGLLGMARRRRRVAEALAAVGAQSYAKAPVGTLSGGEQQRLRVAQSLVGDPEVLFCDEPLLSLDIAHQRAVSELIDARRRSANTAVLFVTHEINPILSYVDKVLYLVNGAFRIGTPDEVMNSAVLSELFDTRVEVFRVGGQIHVAGAQSALCEDEPHHLDTPQHLAEHAS, encoded by the coding sequence ATGAGCCCGCCGGCCATCGAGGTCACCGGCGCCCGGCTCACCTTCGGCCCGCGCACCCTGTGGTCCGGGCTCGATCTGGTGGTCGAGCCGGGTGAGTTCGTGGCCGTGCTGGGGCCGAACGGTTCCGGCAAGACCAGCCTGCTGCGGGTGCTGCTGGGCCTGCAGCCGCTGACCGAGGGCGCGGTGCGGCTGGTGGGCCGGCCGCCAGGGCGGGTCAACCACCGGATCGGCTACATCCCGCAGCAGCGGGTGCTGGACGAGGGCCTCGCCCTGCGCGGTAGCGATCTGGTCGGGCTCGGCCTGGACGGCCACCGCTGGGGTCCGGGGCTGCTGGGTATGGCGCGCAGGCGCCGCCGGGTGGCCGAGGCGCTGGCCGCGGTCGGCGCGCAGTCCTACGCCAAGGCGCCGGTCGGCACCCTTTCCGGTGGGGAGCAGCAGCGGCTGCGGGTCGCGCAGTCCCTTGTCGGCGACCCCGAGGTGCTGTTCTGCGACGAGCCGTTGCTGTCCCTGGACATCGCGCACCAGCGTGCGGTGAGCGAGTTGATCGACGCGCGCAGGCGCTCGGCGAACACGGCAGTGCTGTTCGTCACGCACGAGATCAATCCGATCTTGTCCTATGTGGACAAAGTGCTGTACCTGGTGAACGGTGCTTTCCGGATCGGTACCCCGGACGAGGTGATGAACTCCGCTGTGCTGTCGGAGTTGTTCGACACCCGGGTCGAGGTGTTCCGGGTCGGCGGCCAGATCCACGTCGCCGGTGCGCAGAGCGCGCTGTGCGAGGACGAGCCACACCATCTGGACACGCCGCAGCACCTGGCCGAACACGCATCCTGA
- a CDS encoding metal ABC transporter permease, whose amino-acid sequence MDKFFDFELTARLLGLDFVQTALLAAAVLGLVAGVLGPLIVLRRMAFAVHGTAELAFTGAAAALLIGVGVQYGALVGAVLAALLFGVFGGRESDRDSVIGVILSFGLGVGVLLLWYVPERTSNRLGILVGQIVAIDTTDFTLLVIAGALVLLVLALIYRPLLFASVDPGVAMARGVPVRLLSPLFAVLVGVSTSLGVQIVGALLVVALMVTPAAAAARVTASPWRATLLAVLFAEVAAVGGIVLSLAPGAPVSFFVTAISFVIYLVCRVIAHRRAAAARGRTEVSEPAARPSPSAPVR is encoded by the coding sequence ATGGACAAGTTCTTCGACTTCGAGTTGACCGCGCGGCTGCTCGGCCTGGACTTCGTGCAGACGGCGCTGCTGGCCGCCGCGGTACTCGGCCTGGTCGCGGGCGTGCTCGGCCCGCTGATCGTGTTGCGCCGGATGGCCTTCGCCGTGCACGGCACCGCCGAGCTGGCCTTCACCGGGGCCGCGGCCGCGCTGCTGATCGGCGTCGGGGTGCAGTACGGCGCACTGGTGGGCGCGGTGCTGGCCGCGCTGCTGTTCGGGGTGTTCGGCGGCCGGGAGTCCGATCGGGACTCGGTGATCGGGGTGATCCTGTCCTTCGGGCTCGGCGTCGGGGTGCTGCTGCTGTGGTACGTGCCGGAGCGCACCTCGAACCGGCTGGGCATCCTGGTGGGACAGATCGTGGCGATCGACACCACCGACTTCACCCTGCTGGTGATCGCGGGGGCGCTGGTGCTGCTGGTGCTCGCGCTGATCTACCGTCCGCTGCTGTTCGCCAGCGTGGATCCCGGGGTCGCGATGGCCCGCGGGGTGCCGGTGCGCCTGCTCTCCCCGCTGTTCGCGGTGCTGGTGGGGGTGTCCACCTCGCTCGGCGTGCAGATCGTCGGGGCCCTGCTGGTGGTCGCGCTGATGGTCACCCCGGCGGCGGCCGCGGCCAGGGTGACCGCGAGCCCGTGGCGGGCCACCCTGCTCGCCGTGCTGTTCGCCGAGGTCGCCGCCGTCGGCGGGATCGTGCTTTCGCTGGCCCCCGGTGCCCCGGTGAGTTTCTTCGTCACCGCGATCTCGTTCGTCATCTACCTGGTCTGCCGGGTGATCGCGCACCGCCGCGCCGCGGCGGCCAGGGGGCGTACCGAGGTCAGCGAACCGGCCGCGCGGCCATCGCCGTCCGCACCCGTTCGATGA
- a CDS encoding DUF445 domain-containing protein encodes MDAVLDELARHWPGYAALPLLGALIGYLAARLAVELLLRPVDPLGGRPPLGWQGVVPRHAGRVAARIGEAVTTGLRTPGEVVAGIDPDRLTREVEQPLLRAVDDIARDVLEEYHPRLWEALPAMAQELAIKQLQAAAPDLVRRLLGELATAGESVLDARQLAVDRLSGDRALLVRLVRTAAQADTAFLTRFGVLLGLLLGVVQAVVVAATGQPVLLLAFAVLIGVAAALPGLGLAIAPRRERGEVPRQYGELVAREVLTVPTLIDAVLRGPHADRLLAMIQRTVAASVREQRAAVALTVGGERLREMKRAAARRVAHKLPDIARHAEGYLTEAIDVAGTVERRLRALPDAEYERLLRPAFRLHLAWLGMAGGLLGAGFGVLYLLLLSP; translated from the coding sequence ATGGACGCCGTCCTCGACGAGCTCGCCCGGCACTGGCCCGGTTACGCCGCGCTCCCGCTGCTCGGTGCGCTCATCGGCTACCTCGCCGCCCGGCTGGCCGTGGAGCTGCTGCTGCGCCCGGTGGACCCGCTCGGCGGCAGGCCGCCGCTGGGCTGGCAGGGGGTCGTGCCCCGGCATGCGGGCCGGGTGGCGGCCCGGATCGGCGAGGCCGTGACCACCGGGCTGCGCACGCCGGGCGAGGTCGTGGCCGGTATCGACCCCGACCGGCTCACCAGAGAGGTGGAGCAACCGCTGCTGCGGGCGGTCGACGACATCGCGCGGGACGTCCTCGAGGAGTACCACCCCCGGCTGTGGGAGGCACTGCCCGCGATGGCCCAGGAGCTGGCGATCAAGCAGCTGCAGGCCGCGGCGCCGGACCTGGTGCGCAGGCTGCTGGGGGAACTGGCCACGGCGGGAGAGTCCGTGCTGGACGCGCGGCAGCTCGCCGTGGACCGGTTGAGCGGGGACCGGGCGTTGCTGGTCCGCCTGGTGCGCACGGCCGCGCAGGCGGACACCGCGTTCCTGACCCGGTTCGGGGTGCTGCTCGGCCTGTTGCTCGGGGTGGTGCAGGCGGTCGTCGTGGCGGCCACCGGGCAGCCGGTGCTGCTGCTGGCCTTCGCCGTGCTGATCGGGGTGGCGGCCGCCCTGCCGGGGCTCGGACTGGCCATCGCGCCGCGGCGGGAGCGCGGCGAGGTGCCCCGGCAGTATGGCGAGCTGGTGGCCCGGGAGGTGCTGACCGTGCCCACCCTGATCGACGCCGTGCTGCGTGGCCCGCATGCCGACCGGCTGCTGGCGATGATCCAGCGCACCGTGGCGGCCTCGGTACGCGAGCAGCGCGCGGCCGTCGCGCTGACCGTCGGCGGGGAGCGGCTGCGCGAGATGAAGCGGGCGGCGGCGCGGCGGGTGGCGCACAAACTGCCGGATATCGCGCGGCATGCCGAGGGCTACCTGACCGAGGCGATCGACGTCGCGGGCACGGTCGAGCGGCGGCTGCGCGCGCTGCCCGATGCCGAGTACGAACGCCTGTTGCGGCCCGCGTTCCGGCTGCACCTTGCCTGGCTCGGCATGGCGGGCGGGCTGCTCGGCGCCGGCTTTGGTGTGCTGTACCTCCTGCTGCTGTCGCCCTGA
- a CDS encoding metal ABC transporter solute-binding protein, Zn/Mn family, whose translation MTTRRTGRPFGAASVIAALALVLSACGSGTDSATGGKIAVVASTNVWASVVTAVGGEHVSVTSVIDDPAADPHAYQATAEDAADVQEADLVLYNGGGYDEFFTQMTEQAPDTRKLVAFDLSGKATGEDHGEHDGHEEGHEEGHEAGHEEGHEEHGHGHGHAGVNEHVWYDLATVGTVADQVATQLGELQPEQRETFTGNAAAFRAELDELSGQVEGIATAQPGAEVIATAPVAEYLLEAAGLADVTPPDFLEAVESETDVPVAAQEQLNKLVSGGQVRAVVHNVQTASPATERVVATAGEAGVPVVDVTETLPEGQTDYIAWMGEQVSALSAALDRS comes from the coding sequence ATGACGACCCGACGCACCGGCCGCCCGTTCGGCGCCGCCTCCGTCATCGCAGCCCTTGCGCTGGTACTTTCCGCCTGCGGGAGCGGCACCGATTCCGCTACGGGCGGCAAGATCGCGGTGGTCGCCTCGACCAACGTGTGGGCCAGTGTGGTCACCGCGGTGGGCGGGGAGCACGTCTCGGTCACCTCGGTGATCGACGACCCGGCCGCCGACCCGCACGCCTACCAGGCGACCGCCGAGGACGCCGCCGATGTGCAGGAAGCCGACCTGGTGCTCTACAACGGTGGCGGGTACGACGAGTTCTTCACCCAGATGACGGAGCAGGCGCCGGATACCCGCAAGCTGGTGGCCTTCGATCTCTCCGGCAAGGCGACCGGGGAGGACCACGGGGAGCACGACGGCCACGAGGAAGGTCACGAGGAAGGCCATGAAGCGGGCCACGAAGAGGGCCATGAAGAGCACGGTCATGGCCACGGGCACGCCGGGGTGAACGAGCACGTCTGGTACGACCTCGCCACCGTGGGCACGGTGGCCGACCAGGTCGCCACCCAGCTCGGCGAGCTGCAACCGGAGCAGCGGGAGACCTTCACCGGCAATGCCGCCGCCTTCCGGGCCGAGCTGGACGAGCTGTCCGGCCAGGTAGAGGGCATCGCCACCGCGCAGCCGGGTGCCGAGGTGATCGCCACCGCACCGGTGGCGGAGTACCTGCTGGAGGCGGCCGGACTGGCCGACGTGACCCCGCCGGACTTCCTCGAGGCGGTGGAGAGCGAGACGGATGTGCCGGTCGCCGCGCAGGAGCAGCTGAACAAGCTGGTCTCCGGTGGGCAGGTACGGGCCGTGGTGCACAACGTGCAGACCGCGAGCCCGGCCACCGAGCGGGTGGTGGCCACCGCGGGTGAGGCCGGGGTGCCGGTGGTGGACGTGACCGAGACGCTGCCGGAGGGGCAGACCGACTACATTGCCTGGATGGGCGAACAGGTCTCCGCGCTGTCCGCGGCGCTGGACAGGTCATGA